The nucleotide sequence CTCTGCCGCAACGACACCTCTGACATACTCTTCAAGCGCGACCGTCTCTACTCTTTTTTCGTCAGTGATATAAACACCTACAATCACTTGCTTCTGATCGCTAGATCCTTCTGCATTCACTTTTGCGACGTTTCTTCGATCACTAGACTTGTCCACCTGCCCGCTCTGGTCTTTGTTGCCCAACTCTACTGTATCTATCGATACACTTGCGTCACTCACACGATTGTGCATCCCAGCTTGTGAATCGCCACCATGAATGATAAGCCAAACAAGTGCCGCCATTCCAACCCCCGCAACAAAGCAAGCCCACAACCGACGATTACTCATCATGCTCCACCTCTATCACTCTACAAAATCGTTTTTAACTTTATTGTCAGGGTAAGCCCAATCCTTTGAAAATATGCAAACCTGACTAATGGTAGAACACTATAGTTGTTACAGAATGACCATTTCGCGGTCTTGCAGTGTGCTGTGTAGTTGGTTTGGTGGTTCTAAGACCGTTTCGCGGTCTTGCAGTTTGCGGTGTAGTTGGTTTAGTGGTTCTAAGACCGTTTCGCGGTCTTGCACCATGAAATAAAAAACCTCCAGCCACAGGGCTGGAGGTTAACAAATCTCGTATGATATTCAATAAGAGCGATTCACTGCATGAAGCTACACTTCGAGATGCCAAAAGATCAACTATGCTAATGTTGGTTGAACTTTAAGAATAGCGATATCAGCAGGCTGAGACGCGTTGTTCGAACGCTGTTCAAACTGTTTCAGCAAATTTTCAGGCTGTAACGATGCTTGCTCAGCTTCCTCTAACACCTCTTCAGGAGACGGCGCACGTAAGATCTCTGCTCCAAGATTCGCCAATTTGTTCACAATATCCATGTACCCACGTTCGATGTGATGTATCCCACTCACTTCAGTAACTCCATCAGCGACGAGAGCTGCGCAAATAAGAGCTGCACCTGCACGTAAGTCGGTTGCACACACACTTGCACCCATTAACTTGGAGCCACCCGTTACGATCGCTGTACGTCCATCGACCTTAATTGTGGCACCCATCTTTGTTAATTCCTCAACATGCATAAAGCGGTTCTCAAAGACTGTTTCCGTGACGATGCTTGTGCCGTCCGCAACTAACAATAAAGCCATCATCTGAGCTTGCATGTCTGTTGGATAGCCTGGGTACGGTAAAGTTTTCAGATCGACTGCACGCAATTGTCCATTCGAACGAACACGAATCCCATTCTCGTCGCAATCAACGAGCACACCCATCTCTTCAAGCTTAGCAACTACAGGTCCAAGATGATCTCTAATTGCACCTTCAACATATACATCTCCGCCTGTTATTGCAGAAGCGATCATGTATGTTCCAGCTTCAACGCGGTCTGGAATAACTTGATGCTCAACACCCTGCAGACGTTCCACACCTTCAATGCGAATGACGCCAGTACCTGCTCCACGCACTTTAGCCCCCATCGCATTAAGATAGTTCGCTAAGTCCACGATCTCAGGTTCTTTCGCTGCATTTTCAATTGTAGTCGTACCCTCTGCTGTCGCAGCCGCCATCATAATGTTCTCTGTTGCACCTACACTTGCAACGTCTAAGTAAATTCTTGCTCCACGAAGCTTGCCTTGAACGCTAGCTTCAATCGTACCTTGCCCAAAGCCAATTTCTGCTCCCATCGCTTCAAAGCCCTTCAAGTGCTGATCAATTG is from Candidatus Cohnella colombiensis and encodes:
- the murA gene encoding UDP-N-acetylglucosamine 1-carboxyvinyltransferase, encoding MSKIIVRGGRTLSGTVRVHGAKNSVLPILAASILAEQGHSVIHDVPALDDVKNILQVLTSLGMRAQQSDGSVTLQADRLTSFEAPYELVRKMRASFLVMGPLLARLGKVRISLPGGCAIGTRPIDQHLKGFEAMGAEIGFGQGTIEASVQGKLRGARIYLDVASVGATENIMMAAATAEGTTTIENAAKEPEIVDLANYLNAMGAKVRGAGTGVIRIEGVERLQGVEHQVIPDRVEAGTYMIASAITGGDVYVEGAIRDHLGPVVAKLEEMGVLVDCDENGIRVRSNGQLRAVDLKTLPYPGYPTDMQAQMMALLLVADGTSIVTETVFENRFMHVEELTKMGATIKVDGRTAIVTGGSKLMGASVCATDLRAGAALICAALVADGVTEVSGIHHIERGYMDIVNKLANLGAEILRAPSPEEVLEEAEQASLQPENLLKQFEQRSNNASQPADIAILKVQPTLA